The proteins below come from a single Streptomyces sp. B3I8 genomic window:
- a CDS encoding methyltransferase domain-containing protein translates to MNDASFAALLTAEGHALLDEVRGTDPARELAVATRLRRTHPAELVSAALAQARLRQRAAAKFPAADAERMFFTANGVEQSTRTTVAEYRARRLRALGVTSVADLCCGIGGDALALARAGIRVLAVDRDPLTATVARANAEALGLDGLIEVREADVTEVDTSGYDAVFVDPARRGGRGRVFDPEAYSPPLSWALTAARSAPHAALKVAPGIPHEAVPDEAEAEWISDGGDVKEAVLWFGTEPGLVRSTLLPDGHTLRGRGLPDPPVRPLGRYLYEPDGAVVRAHLVAEVAEEVGGGLIDATIAYVTADAPLPTPYATRYEITDQLPFNVKRLKALLREREVGVLTVKKRGSAVEPEELRRKVLPKPYGRAAVTVFLTRRQGAPVMLLGHPAP, encoded by the coding sequence GTGAACGACGCCTCCTTCGCCGCCCTGCTCACCGCCGAGGGCCACGCCCTCCTCGACGAGGTGCGCGGCACCGACCCGGCGCGGGAACTCGCCGTCGCCACCCGGCTGCGCCGCACGCACCCCGCCGAGCTGGTGTCGGCCGCCCTCGCCCAGGCCCGGCTGCGGCAGCGGGCGGCGGCGAAGTTCCCGGCCGCCGACGCCGAACGGATGTTCTTCACCGCGAACGGGGTCGAGCAGTCGACGCGCACCACGGTGGCGGAGTACCGCGCCCGGCGGCTGCGCGCGCTCGGCGTCACCTCGGTCGCCGACCTGTGCTGCGGCATCGGCGGCGACGCCCTCGCGCTCGCCCGTGCCGGCATCCGGGTCCTGGCGGTGGACCGGGACCCGCTCACCGCGACGGTGGCCCGGGCGAACGCCGAGGCGCTCGGTCTCGACGGGCTGATCGAGGTGCGCGAGGCGGACGTCACCGAGGTCGACACGTCCGGGTACGACGCGGTCTTCGTGGATCCCGCGCGGCGCGGCGGACGCGGCCGGGTGTTCGACCCGGAGGCCTACTCGCCCCCGCTCTCCTGGGCCCTCACCGCCGCCCGCAGCGCCCCGCACGCCGCGCTCAAGGTCGCGCCCGGCATCCCCCACGAGGCGGTGCCGGACGAGGCCGAGGCGGAGTGGATCTCCGACGGCGGGGACGTCAAGGAGGCGGTGCTGTGGTTCGGCACCGAGCCCGGCCTCGTACGGTCCACGCTGCTGCCGGACGGGCACACCCTGCGCGGCCGCGGCCTCCCCGACCCGCCGGTCCGCCCCCTGGGCCGCTACCTGTACGAGCCCGACGGCGCCGTCGTCCGGGCGCATCTGGTGGCCGAGGTGGCCGAGGAGGTCGGCGGCGGGCTCATCGACGCGACGATCGCGTACGTCACCGCCGACGCGCCCCTGCCCACCCCGTACGCGACCCGCTACGAGATCACCGACCAGCTGCCCTTCAACGTCAAGCGGTTGAAGGCCCTGCTGCGCGAACGCGAGGTCGGCGTCCTGACCGTCAAGAAGCGGGGCTCGGCCGTCGAGCCGGAGGAACTGCGGCGCAAGGTGCTGCCGAAGCCGTACGGCCGCGCGGCGGTCACGGTCTTCCTGACGCGGCGGCAGGGAGCGCCGGTGATGCTGCTGGGGCACCCGGCGCCATAG
- a CDS encoding polysaccharide deacetylase family protein — MRLVRQNDESRAKGATHVRRARGVAPAVARGSLALLAVAALASGCSAPPAASTGAHGAQNAQGAHGGGKRKLQAPPARALDSYATKLRAAHTARVAAAKRWGLKGTPLPAPPPPAKKPVITTREGFEVEDGDDLPPVFTTVPTRDKVVFLTIDDGAEKDPEFLRMMSELRVPYTAFLTNYLVKDDYGYFRTMRELGAGVDNHTLHHPYLPGLSYKEQRHEICAMQDIMREQFGRRPRMMRPPYGNYNRDTLVAAKSCGVEYAPIWDEEVYVDHWEYREDDRSLHPGDIVLTHFRGKDEWDGTMVDDMRRFLNKVTAEGYAVARLEDYLR; from the coding sequence ATGCGACTCGTACGACAAAACGATGAATCCCGGGCAAAGGGTGCGACGCATGTGCGGCGGGCGCGCGGGGTCGCGCCGGCGGTGGCGCGCGGAAGCCTCGCGCTGCTCGCGGTGGCCGCGCTCGCCTCCGGATGCTCCGCACCACCTGCCGCGTCGACCGGCGCGCACGGCGCACAGAACGCCCAGGGCGCGCATGGCGGCGGCAAGCGGAAGCTCCAGGCGCCCCCGGCACGCGCCCTGGACTCGTACGCCACCAAGCTGCGCGCCGCGCACACCGCACGGGTCGCGGCGGCGAAGCGCTGGGGCCTGAAGGGCACGCCCCTCCCGGCACCCCCGCCCCCCGCGAAGAAGCCGGTCATCACCACGCGCGAGGGCTTCGAGGTGGAGGACGGCGACGACCTGCCGCCGGTCTTCACCACCGTCCCCACCAGGGACAAGGTCGTCTTCCTCACCATCGACGACGGAGCCGAGAAGGACCCCGAGTTCCTGAGGATGATGAGCGAGCTGAGGGTGCCGTACACGGCGTTCCTCACCAACTACCTGGTCAAGGACGACTACGGCTACTTCCGCACGATGCGGGAGCTGGGCGCGGGCGTCGACAACCACACCCTGCACCACCCCTACCTGCCGGGGCTGTCGTACAAGGAGCAGCGGCACGAGATCTGTGCCATGCAGGACATCATGCGCGAGCAGTTCGGCAGACGCCCGCGGATGATGCGCCCGCCCTACGGCAACTACAACCGGGACACCCTGGTCGCGGCGAAGTCCTGCGGCGTCGAGTACGCGCCGATCTGGGACGAGGAGGTCTACGTCGACCACTGGGAGTACCGCGAGGACGACCGCAGCCTGCACCCCGGGGACATCGTCCTCACCCACTTCCGCGGCAAGGACGAGTGGGACGGCACGATGGTCGACGACATGCGCCGCTTCCTGAACAAGGTCACGGCGGAGGGGTACGCGGTGGCCCGCCTGGAGGACTACCTGCGGTGA
- the groES gene encoding co-chaperone GroES, producing MTTTSSKVAIKPLEDRIVVQPLDAEQTTASGLVIPDTAKEKPQEGVVLAVGPGRFEDGNRLPLDVKVGDVVLYSKYGGTEVKYNNEEYLVLSARDVLAIIEK from the coding sequence GTGACGACCACCAGCTCCAAGGTTGCCATCAAGCCGCTCGAGGACCGCATTGTGGTCCAGCCGCTGGACGCCGAGCAGACCACGGCTTCTGGCCTGGTCATCCCGGACACTGCCAAGGAGAAGCCCCAGGAGGGCGTCGTCCTGGCCGTGGGCCCGGGCCGCTTCGAGGACGGCAACCGCCTTCCGCTCGACGTCAAGGTCGGCGACGTCGTGCTCTACAGCAAGTACGGCGGCACCGAGGTGAAGTACAACAACGAGGAGTACCTCGTCCTCTCGGCCCGCGACGTGCTCGCGATCATCGAGAAGTAA